The Treponema medium genome has a window encoding:
- a CDS encoding helix-turn-helix domain-containing protein — protein MEEVNVFESIMNGLSESLEYAKGKPNKARKISITIADLPSYHCKEIKQIREELNLTQKNFAFVLGVSPKTVEAWEAGRNVPQGMAQRFLQLLQLGGKKMLQDFKVIDFAR, from the coding sequence ATGGAAGAAGTTAATGTGTTTGAAAGTATTATGAATGGACTTTCAGAAAGTCTTGAGTATGCAAAAGGAAAACCCAATAAGGCGCGAAAAATATCCATAACTATTGCAGACTTACCTTCATATCATTGTAAAGAAATAAAGCAGATTAGAGAGGAGCTAAATCTTACACAGAAAAATTTTGCTTTTGTACTTGGCGTATCTCCAAAGACAGTAGAGGCTTGGGAAGCAGGTAGAAATGTACCGCAGGGTATGGCTCAAAGATTTTTACAGCTGCTTCAATTGGGCGGAAAAAAAATGCTGCAGGATTTTAAGGTCATTGATTTTGCAAGATAG
- a CDS encoding type II toxin-antitoxin system RelE/ParE family toxin: protein MTREFIITKEFDRMWKLIGLDDNDLCSLEIYLCKNPNVGAVMEGTGGIRKLRWALDGKGKSGGARIIYFDIVFSKHIYLLTAFPKNVKENLSKEERNQMKHLVTAIKNAEKEVPHGRS, encoded by the coding sequence ATGACAAGAGAATTCATCATTACAAAAGAATTCGATCGTATGTGGAAACTGATCGGCTTAGATGATAATGATTTGTGCTCTTTAGAAATTTATCTCTGTAAAAATCCGAATGTCGGTGCTGTAATGGAAGGTACCGGTGGAATAAGAAAATTGCGCTGGGCTTTGGATGGAAAAGGAAAAAGCGGTGGAGCAAGAATAATTTATTTTGATATAGTTTTTTCAAAACATATATATTTACTTACTGCTTTTCCTAAAAATGTAAAAGAAAACCTCAGTAAAGAAGAAAGAAATCAGATGAAGCATTTAGTAACTGCTATAAAAAATGCAGAAAAGGAGGTGCCCCATGGAAGAAGTTAA
- a CDS encoding potassium/proton antiporter, whose translation MLSTKISDKFGLPLLIGFILIGVLVGSDVLNLFYFDNALLTKKIADILLIFIIFDGGFCISKDTFHKVAGPSMTLAILGVALTSATLGFLIHFVLKFDLAYSMLISSIISSTDAAGVFMITKSNPIKDKLAATLNVESAANDPMAILLTLTFVHIATGAFDTPALAVARLIWQFVGGIIIGYFAFQISVWLFNRLQSDNRGNYNVLMLGCVLLGYGAAEFCQANGIIAVFFMGYWIGNTAFPAKRSVGSFLESVSTIFNITLFIMLGLLSFPHRFVHIWKEALIIVGIMMFIARPLAVLISTFPFQYTQKEKFFLMWGGIKGAVPIVLATYPLANGLDENGFIFDTIFFTVFLSCIIQGTTLAPLARLLKFTDPKKPESLYSVELYSLKASDIDIFDIYIEDHSGSIGQKISSLHLDKDTLISSIVREGKIIFPKGDTVIQKNDILYVLAHSAKIKEITNKLNEPSE comes from the coding sequence ATGCTTTCAACCAAAATCAGCGATAAATTCGGGCTGCCGCTCCTTATCGGCTTTATTCTTATCGGTGTTCTGGTTGGCAGTGATGTCTTAAATCTATTTTATTTTGATAATGCACTTTTAACCAAAAAAATTGCTGATATTCTATTGATCTTTATTATTTTTGACGGCGGTTTTTGCATTTCGAAAGATACGTTTCACAAAGTTGCCGGACCATCGATGACGCTTGCGATACTCGGCGTTGCGCTTACTTCGGCAACACTCGGGTTCTTAATTCACTTCGTCCTTAAATTCGATTTAGCATACTCAATGTTGATTTCTTCTATTATTTCTTCCACTGATGCTGCCGGTGTTTTTATGATTACCAAATCAAACCCGATTAAGGATAAACTTGCGGCAACGCTCAATGTTGAATCCGCAGCAAACGACCCGATGGCGATTTTGCTGACCCTCACCTTTGTGCATATTGCAACCGGAGCATTTGATACCCCTGCCTTGGCTGTTGCACGGCTCATTTGGCAGTTTGTCGGCGGCATTATTATCGGTTACTTTGCCTTTCAAATTTCGGTATGGCTGTTTAACCGATTGCAGTCAGATAATAGAGGAAATTATAACGTTTTGATGCTGGGTTGCGTACTGCTTGGATACGGTGCAGCGGAGTTTTGCCAAGCAAACGGGATTATCGCAGTATTCTTCATGGGCTACTGGATCGGCAATACTGCTTTTCCTGCAAAGCGCAGCGTCGGAAGCTTCCTTGAAAGCGTTTCTACTATTTTTAATATCACGCTCTTTATTATGCTCGGACTTTTGTCGTTTCCCCATCGGTTTGTCCATATCTGGAAAGAAGCGCTCATCATTGTCGGCATTATGATGTTTATCGCACGGCCGCTTGCCGTATTGATTTCTACGTTTCCGTTTCAATATACACAGAAAGAAAAATTCTTTTTAATGTGGGGAGGCATCAAAGGTGCAGTTCCCATTGTTCTTGCAACCTACCCGCTTGCGAACGGGTTGGACGAGAACGGCTTTATCTTTGATACCATCTTCTTTACCGTTTTTCTTTCCTGTATTATTCAAGGAACCACGCTTGCGCCGCTTGCACGGCTCTTAAAGTTTACCGACCCAAAGAAACCGGAGTCTCTGTATTCGGTCGAGCTGTACTCGCTTAAAGCAAGCGACATTGATATTTTTGATATTTATATTGAAGATCATTCCGGCAGTATCGGTCAAAAAATCAGCAGCCTCCATCTGGATAAGGACACGCTTATCAGTTCAATTGTGCGGGAGGGTAAAATCATATTTCCTAAGGGCGATACCGTTATTCAAAAAAACGATATTCTGTATGTGCTCGCTCATTCGGCAAAAATAAAGGAAATTACAAACAAGCTCAACGAACCGAGTGAGTAA
- a CDS encoding bifunctional metallophosphatase/5'-nucleotidase, whose product MIKKRMLHFVAALVFVFSLTACVETNSAARSTEQKSARTAKARGKQSDEVKLTHKIIQKGQPGADAVTLTFGVTGDVHGRLYAYDYAVCEETAAAGFVKTYVLAKELRAQNPNTVLIDVGDTVQDNSADLFNDLDTHPMIQALNYMNYDIWVLGNHEFNFEKEFLARNIRHFNGSVLSANIKNTKDGSHFVLPYQLFDIEGVRVAVIGMVPPHIPMWEAAAPSHFKGLEFEDPIAVARKTVDSLKGQYDVLIGAFHLGRNGEYGTNSGVIEMAKQIPEFDLIFGGHEHARYATLIDGQNGDKTWIIEPGCYGWALAVGEVQVKKDKGAWKVVSVKAENRETAKIAADKAMEKEFDFVHDKSVADANLIVGKVTADFIPRVDYITGEDKVTTMPTIQLEDTALIDLINDVQLYYTKADVAAAAAFRSSMNLKKGDFKKKDVAFIYKYSNTLMGVNMTGENLLKYMEWSASYYNTAKEGDVTISFNPNVRGYNYDMFEGIDYDIDISQEAGNRIKNVKIKGQALDPKKVYKVAVNNYRFGTLQNLKLATPQDVYYDSYEVMQDAGRIRDLIGAYVKKVDKGVITPKVNYNWKIIGFDPNVEGKDKILDEIRAGTIKIPTSADGRTPNIKSINIHDLKK is encoded by the coding sequence ATGATCAAGAAAAGAATGCTGCATTTTGTGGCTGCATTGGTTTTTGTTTTTTCGCTGACAGCTTGCGTTGAAACAAATTCTGCAGCACGAAGCACGGAACAGAAATCCGCACGCACAGCAAAGGCGCGCGGAAAGCAATCTGATGAGGTAAAACTTACCCACAAGATTATCCAAAAAGGGCAACCGGGGGCGGATGCTGTTACCCTTACCTTCGGTGTAACCGGCGACGTACACGGACGGCTCTATGCCTATGATTACGCAGTTTGTGAAGAGACCGCGGCAGCCGGTTTTGTAAAAACTTATGTACTTGCAAAAGAGCTGCGCGCTCAAAATCCCAACACCGTTTTAATCGATGTCGGCGATACAGTGCAGGACAACAGCGCTGACCTGTTTAACGACCTTGACACCCACCCGATGATTCAAGCGCTCAACTACATGAACTACGATATTTGGGTTTTGGGCAACCATGAATTCAATTTTGAAAAAGAATTCCTTGCTCGCAATATCCGCCACTTCAACGGCTCGGTATTAAGCGCCAATATTAAAAACACAAAGGACGGCAGCCACTTCGTACTACCCTATCAGCTGTTTGACATTGAAGGTGTTCGCGTTGCCGTTATCGGTATGGTGCCGCCTCATATCCCGATGTGGGAAGCTGCCGCACCGTCTCACTTTAAAGGATTGGAATTTGAAGATCCGATAGCTGTTGCGCGCAAAACCGTCGATTCCTTAAAAGGGCAATACGATGTCTTAATCGGTGCGTTCCACCTTGGACGAAACGGTGAATACGGCACCAACAGCGGCGTTATCGAAATGGCAAAACAAATCCCCGAATTCGATTTAATCTTCGGCGGACATGAACACGCTCGGTATGCTACCCTTATAGACGGTCAAAACGGAGATAAAACATGGATCATTGAACCGGGCTGTTACGGCTGGGCATTAGCAGTTGGCGAAGTACAGGTTAAAAAAGATAAGGGTGCATGGAAGGTCGTTTCCGTAAAAGCAGAAAACCGCGAAACCGCCAAGATCGCCGCCGATAAAGCGATGGAAAAAGAGTTTGACTTTGTGCATGATAAGTCCGTTGCGGATGCAAACCTTATCGTCGGAAAGGTTACCGCTGATTTTATCCCGCGCGTAGACTACATTACCGGAGAAGATAAAGTTACCACCATGCCTACCATTCAGCTTGAAGATACCGCACTTATCGACTTAATCAATGATGTACAGTTGTACTACACCAAAGCTGATGTTGCTGCCGCTGCTGCCTTCCGTTCGAGTATGAACCTCAAAAAAGGCGATTTTAAAAAGAAAGATGTTGCCTTTATCTATAAATATTCGAATACGCTGATGGGTGTTAATATGACCGGCGAAAACCTCCTCAAATATATGGAGTGGTCGGCGTCATATTACAACACCGCTAAGGAAGGCGATGTAACGATTTCGTTTAATCCCAATGTACGCGGCTATAACTACGATATGTTTGAAGGTATCGATTACGACATCGATATTTCTCAAGAAGCAGGAAACAGAATCAAGAATGTCAAAATAAAAGGACAAGCCCTTGATCCTAAAAAGGTGTATAAGGTTGCCGTTAACAACTATCGCTTCGGTACACTGCAAAACTTAAAACTTGCAACGCCTCAAGACGTGTATTACGATTCGTATGAGGTAATGCAGGATGCAGGACGCATCCGCGATCTGATTGGTGCGTATGTAAAGAAAGTCGATAAGGGCGTTATTACTCCTAAGGTGAATTACAACTGGAAGATTATCGGTTTTGATCCGAATGTTGAGGGAAAAGACAAGATTTTGGATGAGATCAGAGCAGGAACTATCAAGATTCCGACCTCTGCAGACGGCAGAACCCCGAACATTAAATCTATCAATATCCACGACCTGAAGAAGTAA
- a CDS encoding OmpA family protein produces the protein MKRTILSIVCVLIPVIAFTENGRITISERADYSVYKNDTYAGLTYREAYIYRDEKAAVYNNEPVYRYEGEAFVLEETRKNMVGTAKKLDEIRPIAFTQSAHRGTDGTKIAALHFTQDTGYPLLRNFPASPVQRLDQQDSGKKWTAESTIVVCPQQGKNPTRIPVLAEYQYIGKKKYNGTDTHYVRAVFALRYHGEDHLGDADMLRSEGSRTADIYLDGRNRPLFIREKIDETFFYKDAETIRQRGFLLHFYDYGQHTVYNGGSVPTTALLERSKNPVKTENSNKERIKDKGGGIFNVQETPRGILLNLKNLHFVADKAELLHGEDKKLDEIAAVLKTLTFKNLFVEGHTADVGDKSTQHGLSLRRAKTVVDELTKRGIPAGVFIYSGAGGSKPIASNTTEAERALNRRVEITIME, from the coding sequence GTGAAACGAACGATACTATCTATTGTCTGTGTATTGATTCCGGTCATTGCGTTTACAGAGAACGGAAGAATTACCATTTCAGAGCGCGCCGACTATTCGGTTTATAAAAACGATACTTATGCGGGGCTTACCTATCGGGAAGCCTATATCTACCGTGATGAAAAAGCTGCCGTTTATAATAATGAGCCGGTCTATCGGTATGAAGGAGAAGCCTTTGTGCTGGAAGAAACCCGCAAGAATATGGTTGGCACAGCAAAAAAACTTGATGAAATCAGACCGATTGCTTTTACGCAGTCGGCTCATCGGGGAACGGACGGCACAAAGATAGCAGCCCTTCACTTTACACAAGATACCGGCTACCCGCTGCTGCGGAATTTTCCGGCAAGTCCTGTACAGCGGCTTGACCAACAAGATAGCGGGAAAAAATGGACAGCTGAAAGCACTATCGTAGTGTGCCCGCAGCAAGGGAAAAATCCTACGAGAATACCGGTGTTGGCTGAATACCAATACATCGGCAAAAAGAAATACAATGGAACCGATACTCATTATGTAAGGGCTGTGTTCGCCTTGCGGTACCACGGTGAAGATCATTTAGGGGATGCTGATATGCTTCGTTCGGAAGGGAGCAGAACGGCGGATATTTATCTGGATGGTCGGAACCGCCCGCTCTTTATTCGGGAAAAAATCGATGAAACATTTTTCTATAAGGATGCTGAAACGATTCGGCAGCGCGGCTTTTTACTGCACTTTTACGATTACGGGCAGCATACCGTTTATAACGGCGGTTCCGTACCGACAACGGCACTACTTGAACGCTCCAAGAATCCGGTAAAAACAGAGAACTCAAACAAGGAGCGCATAAAAGATAAGGGAGGCGGTATTTTTAATGTGCAGGAAACACCGCGCGGTATTCTATTAAATTTAAAAAATTTACATTTCGTTGCGGATAAGGCGGAGTTATTACATGGAGAGGATAAAAAACTCGATGAAATAGCCGCCGTATTAAAAACGCTTACCTTTAAAAACCTTTTTGTTGAAGGCCATACTGCTGATGTCGGCGACAAAAGCACCCAACACGGGCTGTCCCTCCGGCGGGCAAAAACGGTAGTCGATGAATTGACCAAACGCGGTATTCCTGCGGGAGTATTCATCTATAGCGGAGCAGGTGGTTCAAAGCCGATCGCATCGAATACAACCGAAGCGGAACGCGCACTAAACCGGCGTGTCGAAATCACTATCATGGAGTAA
- a CDS encoding YibE/F family protein: MQEKVFAGAVLVVTVLLCIGMPKISNKLKPESPFTQEFAAGIVEEVLEEDLSPDPVVQGRYRGTQKLRVKILEGKHKNTEFEVYNTLSSLHSNFAYKGLKAVFTLRESGGQTAVWLYNLKRDTYVFVLLGLFFAALIILGRGQGLKSALGLVFTCVLIVTVLIPALFAGFPPVPVSIGLVSVMTIVSFILIGGFTRKTYTAIAGTVSGITIAGIISSVVSYSAQLSGVNMDGGEQLLNLAPDYNLKLDGLLFTSILIASLGAVMDVSMSIASSMQEILAANPRLSKKELFQAGLTVGKDITGTMSNTLILAFAGSSLPLVMMIWGYGMSFKQFINIPRIVIEIMHGISGSIGIIAAVPCTALIALFILRIPAVEKMRK; encoded by the coding sequence ATGCAAGAAAAAGTATTCGCAGGAGCAGTGCTGGTTGTTACGGTGCTTCTCTGCATCGGTATGCCGAAAATTTCAAATAAACTCAAGCCCGAATCTCCGTTTACCCAAGAATTTGCTGCGGGTATTGTCGAGGAAGTTTTGGAAGAAGACCTTTCGCCCGATCCTGTTGTGCAAGGAAGATATCGCGGTACGCAGAAACTCCGCGTTAAAATTCTCGAAGGAAAACATAAAAATACGGAATTTGAAGTGTATAATACGTTGAGCAGCTTGCACAGTAACTTTGCGTATAAGGGCTTGAAAGCGGTATTCACATTGCGGGAGAGCGGAGGACAAACTGCCGTGTGGCTTTATAACCTCAAGCGCGACACTTATGTTTTTGTGCTGCTGGGGCTGTTTTTTGCTGCACTGATTATTCTCGGTAGGGGACAGGGCTTAAAGTCTGCACTCGGACTTGTGTTTACCTGTGTGCTCATTGTTACCGTGCTTATTCCCGCCCTGTTTGCAGGGTTCCCGCCCGTACCGGTTTCTATCGGCCTTGTCTCTGTTATGACCATCGTCAGCTTTATTTTGATAGGCGGCTTTACGCGCAAAACATATACCGCTATTGCAGGCACCGTGTCCGGCATTACCATTGCGGGAATTATCTCAAGCGTTGTGTCCTATTCGGCACAGCTTTCCGGTGTTAATATGGACGGTGGCGAGCAGCTGCTTAATTTAGCCCCCGACTATAACCTCAAGCTGGACGGGCTATTGTTCACCTCAATTTTGATTGCTTCGCTCGGCGCCGTGATGGATGTCAGTATGTCCATCGCGTCTTCCATGCAGGAAATTTTAGCCGCCAATCCGCGTCTGAGCAAAAAAGAGCTGTTTCAGGCGGGGTTGACCGTCGGTAAAGATATTACCGGCACGATGAGTAACACGCTCATTCTCGCCTTTGCCGGCTCGTCCCTGCCGCTTGTGATGATGATTTGGGGGTATGGTATGAGCTTTAAGCAGTTTATCAATATACCGCGCATCGTCATAGAAATTATGCACGGTATTTCGGGGAGCATTGGTATTATTGCGGCAGTTCCGTGTACGGCGCTGATCGCACTCTTTATATTGCGGATCCCGGCTGTGGAAAAAATGCGAAAATAG
- a CDS encoding SemiSWEET family transporter: MNENKLKIIGWIGTALSVTMYISYIPQIMNNLSGNKTVFIQPLAAAVNCTIWVLYALLKDKRDYPLAAANAPGIIFGLIATITAF, translated from the coding sequence ATGAACGAAAATAAATTAAAGATTATCGGTTGGATAGGAACGGCACTGTCGGTTACTATGTACATATCCTATATCCCTCAGATTATGAATAACTTGAGTGGAAATAAAACCGTTTTTATTCAGCCTTTAGCGGCAGCAGTTAATTGTACAATATGGGTCTTATACGCATTGCTGAAAGATAAAAGGGATTATCCACTTGCGGCAGCAAACGCGCCCGGGATTATTTTCGGGTTGATAGCAACAATTACCGCTTTTTAA
- a CDS encoding methyl-accepting chemotaxis protein: MAKKRFSISNKLIIIFGLLIAAASLTEGALAISFARKAVIEKLEVQLIDKALDEAEIIDAKITAFFQFLEGLSHIPILYDQTASYQEKLEQLQKNALSNNTIQELNISDTTGICYAKSGTVNVSAREWFKASMKGERFVSDLLISKTTQKLISTFSIPLYDETHRIIGVLSADIAGLWFRDNIKDITIGKSGNCYIIGPTGATIADQDIDAVTSMLNPSQEGQSNIELDSCGRFERNAIASSQPGIGYYEYEGVPKIAAYTKLKSAEWTTIVCAPVHEFMETVNTLRLSLILIGFAIFAGSVIIVYLVSRGMIKPVKRTVSALKNIAQGEGDLTVNLPVTGNDEVTDLSEYFNETIAKIRNAIKSIGVNCNKMEEIGNELSTNMTETASAVHQISANIDGVKHQAMTQATSVTETAATVEEIVRTIKQLNTGIETQAASVAQSSSSIEEMVANIASIGQTLAKTDSAIKELTTATADGKATLVASNTVTQKIAEESGSLMEASSVIQHIASQTNLLAMNAAIEAAHAGEAGKGFAVVADEIRKLAEESSIQGKTITATLKMLSSEIETLSASSKTVEGNFNSIFTLAEQVKEMSARLTESMKEQEHGSKEVLAAIKNINTVTTEVQAGSEEMLKGGEGVAQEMRKLDNLTRIITDSMNEMAAGAVQINNAVQEVNEITQKNKQSIDNLAVEVSKFKVM, translated from the coding sequence ATGGCAAAAAAGCGTTTTTCAATCAGCAACAAATTGATTATCATTTTCGGACTTCTCATTGCAGCCGCCTCGCTGACGGAAGGTGCACTGGCAATCAGCTTTGCACGGAAAGCCGTTATCGAAAAATTGGAAGTGCAGCTTATCGATAAGGCTTTGGATGAAGCGGAAATTATCGATGCAAAAATCACTGCTTTTTTTCAATTTCTAGAAGGCCTATCCCATATCCCGATACTGTATGATCAGACCGCTTCATATCAAGAAAAATTGGAACAGCTGCAAAAAAATGCATTGAGCAATAATACAATACAGGAACTCAATATCAGCGATACCACAGGTATCTGTTATGCAAAAAGCGGTACGGTAAATGTAAGCGCCAGAGAATGGTTTAAAGCTTCAATGAAAGGAGAGCGTTTCGTTTCCGATTTATTGATTTCAAAAACAACTCAAAAACTGATTAGCACTTTTTCGATTCCGCTTTACGATGAAACCCATCGTATTATAGGTGTTTTATCAGCCGATATTGCCGGCTTGTGGTTCAGAGATAATATCAAAGACATTACCATCGGCAAAAGCGGCAACTGCTACATTATAGGACCTACGGGAGCAACGATTGCCGATCAGGATATTGATGCGGTAACAAGTATGCTCAATCCAAGTCAAGAAGGACAGAGCAATATTGAATTGGATTCTTGCGGAAGATTTGAAAGAAACGCGATAGCTTCTTCACAACCCGGCATCGGTTATTATGAGTACGAGGGTGTTCCCAAAATTGCAGCTTATACAAAATTGAAGTCGGCCGAATGGACTACTATCGTATGTGCGCCCGTACATGAATTTATGGAAACCGTAAACACGCTCCGGCTCAGTCTGATTTTAATCGGATTCGCTATTTTTGCAGGATCCGTTATTATCGTCTATTTAGTATCCAGAGGTATGATAAAACCGGTTAAACGAACAGTTTCGGCTTTAAAAAATATCGCACAGGGAGAGGGTGATTTAACCGTAAATCTCCCTGTGACGGGAAATGATGAGGTAACAGACTTATCCGAATATTTTAATGAGACGATTGCAAAAATAAGAAACGCGATCAAATCGATAGGCGTAAACTGTAATAAGATGGAAGAAATCGGAAACGAACTATCTACCAATATGACCGAAACTGCAAGCGCGGTGCATCAAATCAGTGCAAATATCGATGGCGTAAAACATCAAGCAATGACTCAAGCGACAAGTGTTACCGAAACCGCCGCAACTGTCGAAGAAATTGTCCGCACCATTAAGCAATTAAATACAGGTATTGAAACACAGGCAGCAAGTGTTGCGCAGTCTTCATCTTCTATAGAAGAAATGGTCGCAAATATCGCTTCCATCGGACAGACGCTCGCTAAAACCGATAGTGCTATTAAAGAGCTTACAACCGCTACCGCGGACGGCAAAGCTACGCTCGTTGCATCAAATACCGTAACACAGAAAATTGCGGAAGAATCCGGTTCTTTAATGGAAGCGTCAAGCGTCATTCAGCATATTGCATCGCAGACAAACTTATTAGCAATGAATGCCGCAATAGAAGCTGCACATGCCGGCGAAGCTGGGAAAGGATTTGCCGTTGTTGCCGATGAAATAAGAAAGCTTGCCGAAGAATCTTCGATACAAGGGAAAACAATTACCGCAACTTTAAAAATGCTTTCATCGGAAATAGAAACGCTTTCCGCATCATCCAAAACGGTAGAAGGAAATTTCAATAGTATCTTCACCCTTGCAGAACAGGTTAAAGAAATGAGCGCCCGCCTAACCGAATCAATGAAGGAGCAGGAACACGGCAGCAAAGAAGTATTGGCAGCTATTAAGAATATCAACACGGTAACAACGGAAGTACAAGCTGGTTCTGAGGAAATGCTGAAAGGCGGTGAAGGTGTTGCTCAGGAAATGCGAAAGCTGGATAATCTTACCCGCATTATAACTGACAGTATGAACGAGATGGCGGCAGGTGCAGTGCAGATTAACAATGCCGTACAGGAAGTAAACGAGATTACACAGAAGAACAAGCAAAGTATCGATAATCTGGCCGTCGAGGTCTCTAAATTCAAAGTCATGTAG
- a CDS encoding tetratricopeptide repeat protein: MQKLYRYGLLCIGFCFGLMMSSCVSTSSAGKNGSSAVRNSDKDILLIFTGSDWSKEAEDFSKNILTESCKTELAKSYAARFIDLLHNPSENEREAAQKNYLLFSEYAVPDVPFIVLQTAEQDMYASAVIEADIKTEAQLIEKIKALTAQRTDVVEARKRISHTKGVKKAQAINDFLNTVGNPEAHRYDSLRMQVPALDPHNQSGLKGKYVLMSADIRAKSFAQQGNYLKAGDEYKAAAEMGELSPAELQLAWYLTAYSYLMTGSADTETVVGYLQKAIEADPQNPAVQQLNQAIHKLQNDVQLKK, translated from the coding sequence ATGCAAAAATTATATCGATATGGATTATTATGTATCGGCTTCTGCTTTGGCTTGATGATGAGCAGCTGCGTTTCTACTTCATCCGCAGGGAAAAACGGCTCATCCGCTGTTCGAAATTCCGATAAGGACATACTACTTATCTTTACCGGTTCAGATTGGTCAAAGGAAGCGGAAGATTTTTCAAAAAATATTCTTACCGAATCATGCAAAACGGAACTAGCAAAGAGCTATGCCGCCCGTTTTATCGACTTATTACATAATCCTTCGGAGAATGAACGGGAGGCTGCGCAAAAGAACTATCTGTTGTTTTCGGAATATGCAGTACCTGATGTCCCTTTTATCGTGCTGCAAACAGCCGAACAGGATATGTATGCATCTGCCGTTATAGAAGCGGATATAAAAACCGAAGCTCAGCTGATCGAAAAAATTAAAGCGTTGACTGCGCAGCGGACAGACGTAGTTGAAGCCCGAAAGCGTATCAGTCACACAAAAGGCGTGAAAAAAGCGCAGGCAATTAATGACTTTTTAAATACGGTCGGCAATCCGGAAGCGCACCGCTATGATTCGTTACGGATGCAAGTACCGGCGCTTGATCCTCATAATCAATCGGGATTAAAAGGCAAATATGTATTGATGAGTGCGGACATACGGGCAAAGAGCTTTGCGCAGCAGGGGAATTATCTTAAAGCCGGCGATGAATATAAAGCCGCTGCTGAAATGGGAGAGCTTTCTCCTGCCGAATTGCAGCTTGCATGGTATTTAACAGCTTATTCCTATTTAATGACGGGAAGTGCCGATACGGAAACGGTCGTCGGATATCTACAAAAGGCGATTGAAGCGGATCCTCAAAACCCCGCGGTGCAGCAACTCAATCAGGCAATACATAAGTTGCAAAATGATGTTCAGTTAAAAAAATAA